In Pseudobacteroides sp., one DNA window encodes the following:
- a CDS encoding helix-turn-helix domain-containing protein, giving the protein MGKRQKISEIVVKVGDKLTINNINNRSISGEVNAIKEDGYQAIMFESVSDSNFKVHHVEINATQGPSCPSIISEVLTFSEAAEIWGIDPSTLRHKVTGEKLIEGVDYRKSGKVWLITMNAMEKLYGVKIGDTK; this is encoded by the coding sequence GTGGGGAAGAGGCAAAAAATATCAGAAATAGTAGTTAAGGTTGGAGATAAGCTTACTATTAATAATATAAACAATAGAAGCATTTCAGGAGAGGTTAATGCCATAAAGGAAGATGGTTACCAAGCAATCATGTTTGAGTCTGTTTCTGATTCAAATTTTAAAGTGCATCATGTAGAGATAAATGCCACGCAAGGTCCCTCCTGCCCTAGCATAATCTCAGAGGTACTTACATTTTCCGAAGCTGCAGAGATTTGGGGTATTGATCCTAGCACTCTAAGGCACAAGGTTACTGGCGAAAAACTTATTGAAGGTGTTGATTATAGGAAAAGCGGCAAGGTGTGGTTGATTACAATGAATGCCATGGAGA